The proteins below come from a single Salvelinus fontinalis isolate EN_2023a chromosome 1, ASM2944872v1, whole genome shotgun sequence genomic window:
- the lrit2 gene encoding leucine-rich repeat, immunoglobulin-like domain and transmembrane domain-containing protein 2: protein MAATFYSVLALALLFCQVTLGSTSCLPGCSCTNDNLGRSLLCMETAMGRIPDNVPNDFSKIRIENSHLTELPRGSFSKVSALVSLWLNFNDITLMNIKSLEGLTNLTELRLQGNKLRSVPWTAFQDTPNLKILDLKHNRLDVLPESALRQLPGLTYLDLSFNQLTVISRDVFLNWPLLNTRERKGGKEASSGEANVVLALHDNPWLCDCRLKGFVEFIKSVSPPLILMNSYLMCTGPSSRAGKFFHEVGLKTCMKPEASASETNMTVSLGDNVTLQCLVKARPDPAIHWSYSLKIIRGFTVSETRVDDETIRSQLVIPSLHLADRGVYTCFANNFIGNSSVSVLVNIKSFNASSSGGAAMSLPPYPLASADENVYIDIRISKQTVYGITLEWYAATDNPAETWFTIHLGKYHSDKKELTYIGPGINTYSVNDLLPVTKYEVCVTLKNQMPRAGQCIVFVTGSDISQLEQREKLIHIIVIVCAMVLAVPVGMYACTTDTRCKFSCLDRCTEQCKRRRRQEKTLRTNGERQGTFDSLQAASDEGLCGDSEEVMKKRSKSSDEKNNHRGKAQDLPETTTGAKLY from the exons ATGGCCGCCACCTTTTATTCAGTTTTAGCTTTAGCTTTGCTATTCTGTCAAGTTACTCTTGGATCGACATCTTGTTTACCCGGCTGCTCTTGCACAAATGACAACTTGGGAAG ATCCCTACTTTGCATGGAAACAGCTATGGGACGAATCCCAGACAATGTTCCAAATGATTTCAGTAAAATTCGAATAGAGAATTCTCATCTGACCGAATTACCCCGCGGCTCCTTCTCTAAAGTTAGTGCCTTGGTGTCTCTATGGTTGAATTTCAACGACATCACCCTAATGAACATCAAGAGTCTGGAGGGGCTGACGAATCTAACAGAACTACGGCTACAGGGCAACAAGCTGCGTTCAGTCCCATGGACAGCGTTCCAGGATACGCCGAACCTGAAGATTTTGGACCTGAAACATAACCGACTAGACGTGCTTCCAGAATCTGCCCTGAGACAACTTCCAGGCCTGACCTATTTAGACTTATCCTTCAATCAGCTTACTGTCATATCCAGGGATGTCTTCCTCAACTGGCCTCTCCTCAACACTCGGGAGAGAAAAGGAGGTAAAGAGGCCAGCAGTGGAGAAGCCAACGTTGTTTTAGCGCTGCACGACAACCCTTGGCTGTGTGACTGCCGCCTCAAAGGTTTCGTtgagtttatcaaaagtgttagTCCACCTCTAATTCTGATGAACTCGTACCTAATGTGCACAGGCCCCAGTTCCAGGGCGGGAAAGTTCTTCCACGAAGTCGGTTTGAAAACATGTATGAAGCCCGAGGCCTCAGCGTCAGAAACCAACATGACGGTGTCGCTGGGGGACAATGTAACACTCCAGTGCTTAGTCAAAGCCAGGCCTGACCCCGCCATACACTGGTCGTACAGCCTGAAGATTATACGGGGATTTACTG TCTCAGAGACCCGTGTGGATGATGAGACCATCAGATCTCAGCTGGTCATCCCATCCCTGCACCTGGCGGACAGAGGCGTCTACACCTGCTTCGCCAACAACTTCATAGGCAACTCCTCCGTCAGTGTCCTGGTCAACATCAAGTCCTTCAACGCCTCCTCCTCCGGCGGTGCCGCCATGTCTCTACCCCCGTACCCCCTGGCCTCAGCCGACGAGAACGTCTACATCGACATCCGCATCTCCAAGCAGACGGTCTACGGCATCACTCTGGAGTGGTACGCTGCGACAGACAACCCGGCAGAGACCTGGTTCACCATCCACTTGGGGAAATACCACTCTGACAAAAAGGAGTTGACATATATCGGGCCGGGCATCAACACCTATTCGGTCAACGACCTCCTACCGGTTACTAAATACGAGGTGTGTGTAACGCTGAAGAACCAGATGCCCCGCGCCGGCCAGTGCATCGTGTTTGTAACAGGAAGTGACATCAGTCAGCTGGAACAACGGGAGAAGCTCATCCATATTATCGTGATTGTGTGCGCCATGGTGCTGGCGGTGCCCGTGGGGATGTACGCCTGCACCACCGACACTAGATGTAAGTTCAGCTGCCTGGACCGCTGTACAGAGCAGTGTAAGAGGAGGAGAAGGCAGGAGAAGACCCTGAGGACCaatggggagagacaggggacctTCGACAGCCTCCAGGCCGCCAGCGATGAAGGACTCTGTGGAGACTCTGAAGAGGTGATGAAGAAGAGGAGTAAGTCCTCCGACGAAAAAAACAACCACAGGGGAAAAGCACAAGATCTACCAGAGACAACCACTGGAGCAAAGCTATATTAG
- the LOC129815027 gene encoding leucine-rich repeat, immunoglobulin-like domain and transmembrane domain-containing protein 1: protein MFQGFSLCFCLALLCLGRCVCSTCPFQCSCFFHTLSDGSKARSVLCNDPEITLVPPNFPADTSKLRIEKTAITRISSETFHYLNSLEFLWMSFNSLNSLNVDSFRGLRSLDELRLEGNALTSFPWESLTDMPDLRLLDLHNNKISSIPAEATIYIKNLTYLDLSSNSLATVPPEVLFTWLSVKASQGDGESSKYILGLHDNPWLCDCRLYDVVQFQKSPSSSVILIDTRLRCADPESLSGVLFSETALQKCQEPRVHTAVARVRSSLGNNVLLRCGTIGVPAPELSWTRADGKQMNGTVQEEVSKEGIIWSILSVRAVSYRDSGKYICKATNFVGTADAIISLVITDSFKHEEQGGSSKTRKQRVRKTGGFGKAAYQDKLVAKYIPPPTTPIIEPIGPGGFTGKYDIESYDISNSVADGQMPGPPITETAMQEVEKVEVLSNLAANASSLQAPAPPEKRVVRSVKIIGDTDHTVSLNWRAPAAKNTTEFSVLYAVFGERDMRRINVAAGKNRITIEGLVPRTKYIACVCVKGLIPKKEQCVIFSTDEAASASGTQKLINVVVITVACVIAVPLTLIVCCGALKKRCKKLLGRKSKDIQESYVTFETLSPGQKPRGMEGEFLAKQQPDESNRLLSARSSVDSEAICRTEGPPNEYFC, encoded by the exons ATGTTTCAAGGTTTTAGTCTGTGTTTCTGCTTGGCATTACTTTGCCTCGGACGGTGTGTATGCAGCACGTGTCCGTTTCAATGTAGCTGTTTCTTTCACACTCTATCGGACGGATCCAAAGCAAG GAGTGTCCTTTGCAATGACCCAGAGATCACTCTGGTCCCACCCAACTTTCCTGCAGACACCTCAAAACTGCGGATCGAGAAGACTGCCATCACAAGGATCTCCAGCGAAACTTTTCACTATCTCAACAGTCTGGAATTTCTCTGGATGTCTTTCAATTCTCTGAACTCTTTGAATGTAGACAGCTTCCGTGGCCTGAGAAGTCTGGATGAGCTGAGACTGGAAGGGAACGCTCTCACCTCGTTCCCCTGGGAATCTCTCACTGATATGCCCGATCTGAGGCTACTGGACCTGCATAATAATAAGATATCGTCGATCCCGGCCGAGGCGACCATTTATATCAAGAACCTGACCTACCTGGACTTATCTAGCAACAGCCTAGCCACGGTTCCTCCTGAGGTTCTCTTTACGTGGTTATCTGTGAAAGCATCTCAAGGAGATGGGGAAAGTTCCAAATATATTCTAG GTCTCCATGACAACCCGTGGCTGTGCGACTGCCGGCTCTATGACGTGGTCCAGTTCCAGAAGTCTCCATCGTCATCCGTGATTCTGATCGACACCAGGCTGCGCTGCGCGGACCCTGAGAGCCTGTCGGGGGTGCTGTTCAGCGAGACGGCGCTCCAGAAGTGCCAGGAGCCCCGTGTCCACACGGCTGTGGCCCGGGTCAGGAGTTCCCTGGGGAACAACGTCCTGCTGCGCTGTGGGACCATCGGAGTCCCAGCACCAGAGCTGTCCTGGACCCGGGCAGACGGTAAACAGATGAACGGCACTG TTCAGGAGGAAGTTTCAAAGGAGGGAATCATTTGGTCAATCCTGAGTGTGCGTGCCGTCTCTTACAGGGACTCTgggaaatacatctgcaaagcgACCAACTTCGTGGGTACTGCAGATGCCATCATCTCCCTAGTTATCACAGACTCCTTTAAACATGAGGAACAAGGTGGCAGCTCCAAAACTAGAAAACAAAGGGTACGGAAAACCGGTGGGTTTGGGAAAGCTGCCTACCAGGATAAACTTGTTGCAAAATACATACCTCCACCAACCACACCCATCATTGAACCAATAGGACCGGGCGGTTTTACAGGAAAGTATGATATCGAGAGCTACGATATCTCAAACAGCGTGGCTGACGGACAGATGCCCGGTCCTCCCATCACGGAGACGGCGATGCAGGAAGTGGAGAAGGTGGAGGTCCTTAGCAACCTGGCAGCAAACGCCTCTTCTTTACAGGCGCCGGCACCGCCGGAGAAACGGGTGGTGCGTTCGGTGAAGATAATCGGCGACACAGACCACACCGTCTCCCTGAACTGGCGGGCCCCGGCGGCCAAGAACACCACCGAGTTCAGCGTCCTGTACGCCGTGTTCGGCGAGAGGGACATGCGGAGGATCAACGTTGCTGCGGGAAAGAACCGTATCACTATTGAGGGCCTTGTGCCAAGGACAAAGTACATCGCCTGCGTCTGCGTCAAAGGCCTGATCCCTAAAAAAGAGCAGTGTGTAATCTTTTCAACGGACGAGGCGGCCAGCGCAAGCGGCACCCAGAAGCTCATTAACGTGGTGGTGATCACCGTGGCCTGCGTGATCGCTGTCCCCCTGACACTGATCGTCTGCTGCGGGGCGCTCAAGAAGCGCTGTAAAAAGCTACTGGGGAGGAAATCCAAAGATATCCAAGAATCATATGTGACATTCGAGACCCTCTCCCCGGGACAGAAGCctagggggatggagggggagttCCTTGCCAAGCAACAGCCAGACGAGTCCAACAGACTGCTCTCTGCTAGGTCCAGTGTGGACTCCGAGGCCATTTGTAGGACTGAGGGACCGCCTAACGAGTACTTTTGTTGA
- the LOC129815084 gene encoding RPE-retinal G protein-coupled receptor-like isoform X1: MAAYTLPEGFSDFDMFAFGSALLVGGLLGFFLNAISILAYISVKQMRTPSNFLVFNLAVADIMLNITGLIAAYASLFYSHWPWGQDGCSNHAFMGMTAVLASISFLATIAWDRYHQYVTNQKLFWSTAWTISIVTWGLAIFWAAVPLIGWGVYDFEPMRTCCTLDYTKGDKDYITYMGALTVFYLILPAYVMKSNYDAIYAYFKKIHKHRWNTSLPLMVLLFCWGPYEIMCIYACFGNARLVSPKLRMLLPVLAKTNPIFNAWLYSFGNEFYRGGVWQFLTGQKFTEPVVVKLKGR, encoded by the exons ATGGCAGCATACACATTACCGGAGGGATTCTCCGATTTTGACATGTTTGCATTCGGTTCAGCTCTTCTTGTTGGGG gtctTCTTGGATTCTTCCTCAACGCCATTTCAATATTGGCCTATATTAGCGTAAAGCAAATGCGAACTCCCAGTAATTTTCTTGTGTTTAACCTTGCTGTGGCTGACATTATGCTCAATATAACCGGCCTGATCGCTGCTTACGCCAGTTTATTTTATAG TCACTGGCCCTGGGGCCAAGACGGATGTAGCAACCACGCCTTCATGGGGATGACAGCAGTTCTGGCCTCTATCAGCTTCCTGGCTACCATCGCCTGGGACAGATATCACCAATATGTCACCA ATCAGAAGCTGTTTTGGAGCACGGCCTGGACTATTTCTATCGTTACCTGGGGTTTGGCTATCTTCTGGGCCGCCGTCCCTCTGATTGGTTGGGGAGTTTATGACTTTGAGCCCATGAGGACCTGCTGCACTCTAGACTACACCAAAGGAGACAA GGACTACATTACCTATATGGGGGCCCTGACTGTCTTCTACCTTATCCTCCCTGCTTATGTCATGAAGTCCAACTACGACGCCATTTACGCATACTTCAAGAAGATCCACAAGCACAGG TGGAACACCAGTTTACCACTGATGGTTCTGTTGTTCTGCTGGGGACCCTACGAAATCATGTGTATCTACGCCTGCTTTGGCAACGCCAGACTGGTCTCACCAAAGCTGAGAATG TTGCTTCCTGTTTTGGCGAAAACGAACCCTATTTTCAACGCGTGGCTCTATTCCTTTGGGAACGAGTTCTACAGAGGAGGGGTGTGGCAGTTCCTGACTGGCCAGAAGTTTACTGAGCCGGTCGTTGTGAAGTTAAAAGGAAGATAA
- the LOC129815084 gene encoding RPE-retinal G protein-coupled receptor-like isoform X2, translating to MIWPEKCFEDSSRNDSNLATSNHPCLLGFFLNAISILAYISVKQMRTPSNFLVFNLAVADIMLNITGLIAAYASLFYSHWPWGQDGCSNHAFMGMTAVLASISFLATIAWDRYHQYVTNQKLFWSTAWTISIVTWGLAIFWAAVPLIGWGVYDFEPMRTCCTLDYTKGDKDYITYMGALTVFYLILPAYVMKSNYDAIYAYFKKIHKHRWNTSLPLMVLLFCWGPYEIMCIYACFGNARLVSPKLRMLLPVLAKTNPIFNAWLYSFGNEFYRGGVWQFLTGQKFTEPVVVKLKGR from the exons ATGATTTGGCCAGAGAAATGCTTTGAAGATTCTTCAAGAAATGACAGCAATTTGGCAACTTCAAATCATCCAT gtctTCTTGGATTCTTCCTCAACGCCATTTCAATATTGGCCTATATTAGCGTAAAGCAAATGCGAACTCCCAGTAATTTTCTTGTGTTTAACCTTGCTGTGGCTGACATTATGCTCAATATAACCGGCCTGATCGCTGCTTACGCCAGTTTATTTTATAG TCACTGGCCCTGGGGCCAAGACGGATGTAGCAACCACGCCTTCATGGGGATGACAGCAGTTCTGGCCTCTATCAGCTTCCTGGCTACCATCGCCTGGGACAGATATCACCAATATGTCACCA ATCAGAAGCTGTTTTGGAGCACGGCCTGGACTATTTCTATCGTTACCTGGGGTTTGGCTATCTTCTGGGCCGCCGTCCCTCTGATTGGTTGGGGAGTTTATGACTTTGAGCCCATGAGGACCTGCTGCACTCTAGACTACACCAAAGGAGACAA GGACTACATTACCTATATGGGGGCCCTGACTGTCTTCTACCTTATCCTCCCTGCTTATGTCATGAAGTCCAACTACGACGCCATTTACGCATACTTCAAGAAGATCCACAAGCACAGG TGGAACACCAGTTTACCACTGATGGTTCTGTTGTTCTGCTGGGGACCCTACGAAATCATGTGTATCTACGCCTGCTTTGGCAACGCCAGACTGGTCTCACCAAAGCTGAGAATG TTGCTTCCTGTTTTGGCGAAAACGAACCCTATTTTCAACGCGTGGCTCTATTCCTTTGGGAACGAGTTCTACAGAGGAGGGGTGTGGCAGTTCCTGACTGGCCAGAAGTTTACTGAGCCGGTCGTTGTGAAGTTAAAAGGAAGATAA